A stretch of DNA from Rhodoluna sp. KAS3:
AACGTCTGGGCGCCGACATTCCTACAGCTGGCCTCATCGCAGGCTTGGTCATGATGGGCACCCTTGCCGCCGACCTACCCGCCGCCAAATTTGTGAATCGAGTCGGCGAACGCAAATCCATGATTTGGGCTTCAGCGGCCGCCGCGCTGGGAATCCTGTTTGCAGTTTTTGCTGCGAACATCTTCATGATCGGCCTCGGAGTTTTCATCCTGGGCGGTTCTGCTGCGATTTTTGGCTTGGCTCGGCACGCCTACATCGCTGAAACTGTGCCGGCAAATCAACGAGCTAGAGCCCTATCCGTTTTGGGTGGAATGTTTCGAATTGGAACATTCATTGGCCCGCTCCTTGGCGCTTCAGTTATCGCCACCCTGGGTATCGAATTTGTTTACTGGAATGCCGTTATTTTTTGCGGCGCAGCCGGAGTAGTTCTGCTTTTCACCCGTCCAGAGAAAATGCTCAACACTCCCCCAGACAATGGTGGAAGCGTTTGGAAGATTGCGAAGCTGCATCGACGCACCCTATTGACGCTGGGAACAGCATCGATGATTGTGGCCATGTCGCGCACCGCAAGGTTTATCGGCCTCCCACTATGGGCTCTATTTATTGGACTTGATGCCGCTGAGACCTCGCTTTACATAGGCATCGCTGGGGCAATTGACTTCACCCTCTTCTATCTGGGTGGCCAAATTATGGATAAGTACGGCCGAAAAGCTGCAGCAATTCCAACCCTCTTAGGCATGAGCCTTTGCCTTGCGCTGGTCCCTTTCACCAGCGATGGCAGTACTTTTCTAACCGTGGCAATCATGATGGCCCTGGCCAATGGAGTTGGCAGCGGCCTTGTGATGGTTATCGGGGCAGACGCATCGCCGGCCGTTGGACGCAATGAATTTTTAGCCGGCTACCGCTTTTTGATGGATGCGGGAGTGGCGGCGACCGCCCCAATAATGTCGCTAATTACCGTGATTGCCTCGCTGTCTGGCGCCATGTTTTTCATGAGCGGACTCGCGGTAATCGGTGCGGTATTTATGTATCGCTACCTGCCTACACACAAGCGCACCTAGCCCCTCGGCTAGCCAGCCCGCGCTGATGCCTGACTGCAAACCATCAGATTCGATGGGGTTATTGAAATCGATATCGGCGCCTGCCACCGACCACAGACCTGAACCGTGACGGTTTTCCCGTCGGGGGCTTCTATGTCGCTCAGCACCAAGCCCAAACCGGCATCCTCTGGCAGTTTACCGAAGTAATTGTCTGCCGGAAGACCCTGCTGAGCCGACCAAAGAGCCGCACCCTCGGCCAAGCTAGTAAGCCTCTTTTGAAAAATGACCAGCGATGTTGCCGCGACAATCACCAACAGCGTGGCCGTTGAAAACATCAGCAACCCAATAAACATAGGCGCCATCGACCCCCGCTCAGATCGAACACCTTCAGGACGCAAGCTGAATCGAGGCCGCATCATGGCACCGGCAGGAATGAAGTAGCCGAGACGGCACCGATTTGCACCCTCAGTGCTGCGATGCTGCCAGAGTCAGCGCAACTTCCAGCGCAATCCAATACCCAACTCACCTTTGATCCAACCTGAAACTGGGCAGTCAGGTCGTCAACGGTTTCTTGGATTGGCAATCCATGCAGCAGGTGTGACCTGAGAGCGTGCCTAGATATCGATTCAGATGCAATCTGGTCATGCTGCCAAGCAAGCAGAGCGGTGCCAGAGGCCAGCAGGGTCAGCTGAAGCAGTAGACCCAGGACAACAAACTCAATCAGGCTCGATCCTCGCTCATCATTCAGCTTCACGCTGGGCATGTGACACCTCGTTCAGCTCCAGACTGGGTGCTAAGAACCCCAACGTTGGAATCTTGATAGAGGCTTGGACTCTTTCAGTGCTAATTCCGTCAGAATCCAATCGACTGCAAAGCACTGTGGTCGACCATTCCGGACCAAATGTGTGGGCAAGCAGCTCCCGGCTGCGAGCGCACCCGGTGGCGGAGGTCTGATCAGCTAGTGCTGCGAATCGAGCCCCTTCAACAGCGGCATCCAGTAAAAGCGAACGACTAAAGCCAGCGAGGAGCACGCTGATTACAGTTAGGCTGAGCAAAATCGCTGGTGCGGCGAGAAGAACGAATTCCACCACCGATGAGCCACGCTCTGGATCTGCTTTAGAATGCGACAACTTTATTCATGGCCTGCTGAAACACACCCTGCAGAGCTGGTCCGGCAACAGTCCACATCAGCACAACCAAACCTGCGGTCATCAGCGTGATTAGGACCCAACCTGGAACATCTCCGCGGTCATCGATTAGTTTCTTCATTTTTTCCTCCTAGATGTAATTCAGATTGAGCAGTTGCAAACTTGGGTAAATCGCAAAGAGGACGGTAACCGGCAGGATCAAGAACACCAGGGGAATAAGCATCCGTGTTTCGTTTCGGCCAGCAATTCGTGACAGCTGGTTGCGCATGTCACCGCGACTGGCAGAGGCCTGCTCAGCCAAAACTGAGACCAGCGGTGTGCCCCGCTCAAAAGACCACAGCAATTTGTGGCAAAACTCCTGAACCTGTCTCGAAGGTAGCCGCTGTGAAAGCGCGGTGATTTCGCGCTCGAGACTTGAGCCCTGATCCAGGCTCACCACAATCCGGTCCAGCTCCGCAGCCAAGCTTCCGTTCATTCGACCGCGCAAATGAGATATCGCCGCGTAAAGCCCCGACCCGGAGAACACGGCTACCCACAGCAAATCGATAAAGTCCGGCAATTCAAGATTGACCCGATCGAGCCGCCGCTTGGCAGTAACCTTCTGCCTCAGCCACATCGATAACTGGTCAAATTTGGTTGCAAAACTGCCCTCTTTGGCCGAATCCAGCTGAGTACTAGATGCATTGATGCGTGCCATCAACCTGTTTCCACTCGCAGGCTTGAGCGCCAGGGCACCCAAGTAAAAGGCTGCGCCCAGCAACCCTGCAGCAAACCAAATCACCATTAGCCAAACACCCTCGGTTGCTGCGGGAGTACTGCCATTACGTGAATGAGCCGATAGGCACCGAGTGAGACTATGAAGCCAACGAGCAATACCGCCGAGCCGTTCGCAGTATTGTAAATCGCGGCGTTCTCGGGCCTACTCGACAACAGAGCAACAATTATCCACGGAGCAGCGACAGCTAACTTGGCCGTGCCGGCAACCCAACTCTGCTTGGATTCAAGCTGCCCTATCAGCAGCAAATCTTCTCTCAATTGCTTGGACTGGGCTTTGAGAGCCGGCGCCAACCCCTCGCCGCCGTTCAAACTAGATAGGCGAAGTAATTCGATGAGTCGGTCGGAGTGGGCCTCGCCGAATTGAGACTTCAGCCAATCGAGAGAATCTAAATTTGACCAACCTGAATCGAGCCTCCGATTGAAACCGGCAAAAGCCTGTCGAAACCTCATGGGGCCACGTTGGGCGAGGGCATCAAATGCTTCTGGGATGGAGATTCCTGCCGAGACCGCCGAGGACATCGAGTCAACTACCTCAGGCCACGCCTTGATGAGCTCCGACCTTCGGTTTTGGGCAATAAGCGCAAGCGCCTCAAACCCCAAACCAACTAAACCCAAGGTTGCAAAAACCGCAAGAGCTGCCACTTTCGATGCCAAGAACAGCGCGTAGCCCACGAAACCTGACAGCAAAATCAAGCCCGATAAGAAGCCTGAAACACCAACGCGATGCAAGCCTGCGCCCTCGAGAGTCGATCTAAGCCAACGCATCTGTTGCCTCTATCTTTGAAACTTTAATGTCTCCAGAAAGCCATTCCACGCGAGAGATCTCCCGCACGCTTCTAGCACCACTGGAAGCCAGCTCACAGTGCACCACCAACTGAATGCAGTTGGCTACTGTCGGATCGACAAAGCTACTGGTGATGTTCTGGCCGGCCAGGAGAGGCAGCGTACACAGCTTGGAAATCGCCTCAGCGGCTGAATTGGC
This window harbors:
- a CDS encoding type II secretion system F family protein; translation: MRWLRSTLEGAGLHRVGVSGFLSGLILLSGFVGYALFLASKVAALAVFATLGLVGLGFEALALIAQNRRSELIKAWPEVVDSMSSAVSAGISIPEAFDALAQRGPMRFRQAFAGFNRRLDSGWSNLDSLDWLKSQFGEAHSDRLIELLRLSSLNGGEGLAPALKAQSKQLREDLLLIGQLESKQSWVAGTAKLAVAAPWIIVALLSSRPENAAIYNTANGSAVLLVGFIVSLGAYRLIHVMAVLPQQPRVFG
- a CDS encoding type II secretion system F family protein encodes the protein MVIWFAAGLLGAAFYLGALALKPASGNRLMARINASSTQLDSAKEGSFATKFDQLSMWLRQKVTAKRRLDRVNLELPDFIDLLWVAVFSGSGLYAAISHLRGRMNGSLAAELDRIVVSLDQGSSLEREITALSQRLPSRQVQEFCHKLLWSFERGTPLVSVLAEQASASRGDMRNQLSRIAGRNETRMLIPLVFLILPVTVLFAIYPSLQLLNLNYI
- a CDS encoding MFS transporter, which gives rise to MPAKKNFQIRELVLPVYLPAMLFSIGEAGLIPIIPASAERLGADIPTAGLIAGLVMMGTLAADLPAAKFVNRVGERKSMIWASAAAALGILFAVFAANIFMIGLGVFILGGSAAIFGLARHAYIAETVPANQRARALSVLGGMFRIGTFIGPLLGASVIATLGIEFVYWNAVIFCGAAGVVLLFTRPEKMLNTPPDNGGSVWKIAKLHRRTLLTLGTASMIVAMSRTARFIGLPLWALFIGLDAAETSLYIGIAGAIDFTLFYLGGQIMDKYGRKAAAIPTLLGMSLCLALVPFTSDGSTFLTVAIMMALANGVGSGLVMVIGADASPAVGRNEFLAGYRFLMDAGVAATAPIMSLITVIASLSGAMFFMSGLAVIGAVFMYRYLPTHKRT